Proteins co-encoded in one Vigna radiata var. radiata cultivar VC1973A unplaced genomic scaffold, Vradiata_ver6 scaffold_134, whole genome shotgun sequence genomic window:
- the LOC106753639 gene encoding histone-lysine N-methyltransferase family member SUVH9: protein MNSLFSLENLPPPPGIPIPASIAAATATTSASPAPTLIPKLEPLDQWLDNPSSQQQQSQDPNFSNGSLDLDLDLNLVCDGTSHEPHTSLFSEFNRISQLFHTAFSDPQNDAVPDPITDSLQQLPNDAFSNPFAGNSQHIKTEADSDPWLQQAPKDTVPDPDSRAIVPVPEEEQSSSMMAATTPKRRCKELVRVADLGGPEQRHFRDVVRRTRMVYDSLRVLATVEEERRVDARKARSDLRASAVMRSCGLWLNRDKRIVGAIPGVCVGDVFLYRMELCVVGLHGQPQAGIDYLPASMSSNGEPIATSVIVSGGYEDDVDEGDVITYSGHGGQDKNSRQVFHQKLEGGNLAMERSKHYGIEVRVIRGVRCEGAASATGKLYVYDGLYTIIDCWFDVGKSGFGVFKFKLCRIDGQAKMGSTIIKEAHILKKDPLRFKPMCCVSLDISNRNEKVGVRLFNDLDRNFDPLRYEYLVKTNFPEFVFHQSGRGTGCDCVDGCVEGCFCAMKNGGDFPYNHSGILLRGKPLVFECGPFCQCPPHCRNRVTQKGLKNRMEVFRSRETGWGVRSLDLIQAGAFICEYTGVVLTREQAELLSMNGDSLIYPNRFTDRWSEWGDLSMIDSNYVRASYPSLPPLDFALDVSRMRNVACYMSHSSTPNVFVQFVLYDHNNLMFPHLMLFAMENIPPMRELSLDYGVADEWTGKLAICN from the coding sequence ATGAACTCTCTTTTTTCGCTTGAAAACCTTCCTCCACCACCGGGAATTCCAATCCCTGCCTCAATTGCCGCCGCCACAGCCACCACCAGCGCCTCCCCCGCCCCAACTCTAATCCCAAAGCTAGAACCTCTCGACCAATGGCTCGACAACCCCAGTTCGCAACAACAACAATCACAGGACCCCAATTTTTCAAATGGGTCTCTCGACCTCGACCTCGACCTCAATCTCGTATGCGACGGAACCTCCCATGAACCACACACCAGCTTGTTCTCTGAGTTCAACAGAATCTCCCAGCTTTTCCACACCGCGTTCTCCGACCCCCAGAATGATGCCGTTCCCGACCCCATCACCGATAGCCTGCAGCAGCTCCCAAACGACGCTTTTTCCAACCCTTTTGCCGGAAACTCGCAGCACATCAAAACCGAAGCCGATTCGGACCCATGGCTGCAGCAGGCCCCAAAGGACACCGTTCCGGACCCGGATTCGCGGGCAATTGTGCCCGTTCCGGAGGAGGAGCAGTCTTCTTCGATGATGGCCGCAACCACGCCGAAGCGGCGGTGTAAGGAGCTGGTTCGGGTGGCGGATCTTGGCGGGCCGGAGCAAAGGCACTTCAGGGACGTTGTCCGGCGGACTCGGATGGTGTATGACTCGCTGCGCGTGCTGGCGACGGTGGAGGAAGAGCGGCGGGTGGACGCCCGCAAGGCGCGCAGTGATTTGCGAGCCTCGGCCGTGATGAGGAGCTGTGGTTTGTGGTTGAATCGCGACAAGAGAATTGTTGGTGCGATTCCTGGTGTTTGCGTTGGTGATGTGTTCCTCTATAGGATGGAGTTGTGCGTGGTTGGGTTGCACGGTCAACCTCAGGCCGGCATCGATTATCTTCCTGCCAGCATGAGTTCCAACGGCGAACCAATTGCCACGAGCGTGATTGTCTCCGGTGGTTACGAGGATGATGTTGACGAGGGTGATGTTATCACCTACTCTGGCCATGGTGGGCAGGACAAGAATTCTCGGCAGGTTTTTCACCAGAAGCTTGAGGGAGGGAATCTTGCAATGGAGCGCAGTAAACACTATGGGATTGAGGTTAGGGTGATTCGCGGGGTGCGCTGTGAGGGTGCAGCCTCTGCCACTGGGAAGTTGTACGTGTATGACGGCTTGTATACGATTATCGATTGCTGGTTTGATGTTGGGAAGTCGGGTTTCGGTGTTTTCAAGTTCAAGCTGTGTAGGATCGATGGGCAAGCTAAGATGGGGAGCACGATCATAAAGGAAGCGCATATACTAAAGAAAGATCCTTTGCGTTTCAAACCCATGTGTTGTGTTTCGCTTGATATTTCAAACAGGAACGAGAAAGTGGGGGTTCGCCTTTTCAATGATCTTGATCGCAATTTCGACCCTCTCAGGTATGAATACCTTGTGAAGACAAACTTTCCTGAGTTCGTTTTTCACCAGAGTGGGAGGGGTACGGGTTGCGATTGTGTGGACGGGTGTGTTGAAGGGTGCTTCTGTGCCATGAAGAACGGAGGGGACTTTCCCTATAATCACAGTGGGATTCTCTTGAGAGGGAAGCCTTTGGTTTTTGAGTGTGGCCCGTTTTGTCAATGCCCCCCTCATTGTCGGAATCGGGTGACGCAGAAGGGACTCAAGAACAGGATGGAGGTGTTCAGATCTAGGGAAACTGGTTGGGGAGTTAGGTCCTTGGACCTTATTCAAGCTGGTGCTTTTATATGTGAGTACACAGGGGTTGTGCTCACTAGGGAGCAAGCAGAACTTTTGTCCATGAATGGTGATTCCTTGATATATCCGAATCGGTTCACTGATAGGTGGTCGGAATGGGGTGACTTGTCTATGATAGACTCCAATTATGTGCGTGCATCTTATCCCTCGCTCCCTCCTTTGGATTTTGCTTTGGATGTGTCAAGAATGAGGAATGTTGCTTGCTATATGAGTCATAGTTCTACTCCCAATGTGTTTGTTCAGTTTGTCTTGTATGATCACAATAATTTGATGTTCCCTCACCTTATGCTGTTTGCAATGGAGAACATCCCTCCCATGAGAGAGCTCAGCCTTGATTATGGGGTAGCTGACGAGTGGACAGGAAAACTCGCTATATGTAACTGA